The following coding sequences are from one Candidatus Melainabacteria bacterium window:
- a CDS encoding AAA family ATPase encodes MLKRLILLVGIPGSGKTTLAKKIVEKGFHCLSADPIREELYGNAAEQGDKEEVFRIFFERLEDALSKELDIIVDNTNLNPRQRKPLLERAQKAGYTDIQLWLLDVPLDVCLKRNASRERVVPDDIVANMFMELNRSGRPQRSEGKLAIIRPGNDENDFRFFFPGS; translated from the coding sequence ATCTTGAAACGACTGATACTACTCGTTGGCATCCCAGGCTCGGGCAAAACGACGCTGGCGAAGAAAATCGTTGAGAAGGGATTCCATTGCCTCAGTGCTGACCCAATACGAGAAGAACTGTATGGAAACGCCGCGGAACAAGGCGACAAAGAAGAGGTCTTTAGAATCTTCTTCGAACGCCTGGAAGATGCGCTATCGAAAGAACTGGACATCATTGTCGACAACACAAATCTAAATCCGCGCCAACGCAAACCACTGCTGGAGCGTGCTCAGAAAGCCGGTTACACAGACATCCAACTGTGGCTGCTGGATGTTCCCCTGGATGTCTGTTTAAAACGAAACGCCAGTCGGGAACGAGTCGTGCCTGACGATATCGTGGCCAATATGTTCATGGAACTGAACCGTTCAGGCAGACCGCAACGCAGCGAAGGCAAACTGGCAATAATCCGTCCGGGCAACGACGAGAACGACTTCCGATTCTTCTTCCCGGGCTCGTAA
- a CDS encoding dihydroorotase, with protein sequence MCVWLFYSFLCRSTTNPNKGLQTVARSLLIKNGLLVDDSKKHRLDVRVENGKIVDLAEHIDSAKESPDEEIIDASGLWLSHGFVDLHTHLRDLGQSNKEDIFTGTRAAACGGYTTVVAMANTDPPTDDVLVMSRIRQLISERACIEVLPVACVTKGMAGNELTEMVELASMGVAAFSDDGLPVSNLAVLRRALEYAELAERFIISHAEDRDLAAGGCINESPTATRLGLASITPAAESACIAREIEIVRQTGGRLHFAHVSTAASVNLIRGAKADKLRVTADVTPHHLVLSDEDIKDFDTSFKMNPPLRSKADQAECVRGLKDGTIDAIATDHAPHSRSDKAKTFDEAPFGVIGLETAFALCYERLVLSGELDEHKLVALLTSKPAHILNRTCKFEKGSTANFALLQPKLIWTYQTKDGFSKSINSPFNERKMTGKNLLTIYQGNQIYCDLQHMPALSTSHSKSN encoded by the coding sequence CTGTGCGTATGGCTGTTCTATTCCTTCTTATGTCGGAGCACAACCAATCCAAACAAAGGACTGCAAACGGTGGCTAGATCTTTGCTGATCAAGAATGGTTTACTCGTTGATGATTCGAAAAAACATCGGCTGGATGTGCGCGTCGAAAACGGAAAAATAGTAGATTTAGCCGAACACATCGACAGTGCCAAAGAATCGCCAGACGAAGAAATCATCGACGCTTCGGGACTCTGGTTGTCGCACGGATTTGTTGACCTGCACACGCATTTACGCGACCTGGGACAATCAAACAAAGAAGACATTTTCACAGGCACGCGAGCTGCTGCTTGCGGCGGATACACGACAGTGGTCGCCATGGCCAACACCGACCCGCCCACAGACGACGTTCTTGTCATGTCGCGAATTCGCCAGCTCATTTCAGAGCGTGCTTGCATCGAAGTGCTGCCCGTCGCGTGCGTCACTAAAGGAATGGCAGGAAACGAGCTCACCGAAATGGTAGAGCTGGCATCCATGGGCGTTGCCGCTTTCTCAGACGACGGTTTGCCAGTCAGTAATTTAGCGGTGCTGCGCCGCGCCCTTGAATACGCCGAGCTGGCGGAACGGTTCATCATCAGCCACGCTGAAGACAGAGATCTTGCTGCAGGCGGATGCATCAACGAATCGCCAACCGCCACAAGACTTGGACTTGCTTCGATCACGCCCGCTGCCGAGTCAGCTTGCATCGCTCGTGAGATAGAAATTGTTCGTCAAACAGGTGGCCGCCTGCACTTCGCCCATGTTTCAACTGCCGCTTCGGTGAATTTGATTCGCGGAGCCAAGGCAGACAAACTGCGCGTCACAGCAGACGTCACCCCGCACCACCTCGTTCTTTCGGATGAAGATATCAAAGACTTCGACACTTCCTTTAAGATGAACCCACCTTTGCGCTCAAAAGCGGATCAAGCGGAATGCGTGCGCGGGCTGAAAGACGGCACTATCGACGCTATCGCTACAGATCATGCACCGCACAGTCGCTCAGACAAAGCAAAAACTTTTGACGAGGCACCTTTTGGTGTAATCGGCTTAGAGACTGCCTTCGCGCTTTGCTACGAACGGTTGGTCCTGTCAGGTGAACTGGACGAGCACAAATTGGTGGCACTCCTCACTTCAAAACCTGCACACATTTTGAACCGCACTTGCAAGTTCGAAAAGGGCAGCACAGCTAATTTCGCACTGCTCCAACCAAAGCTTATATGGACTTATCAAACCAAAGACGGATTTTCTAAGAGCATAAATTCACCGTTCAACGAACGCAAAATGACCGGCAAAAATCTGCTCACTATATACCAGGGCAACCAGATCTACTGCGACCTGCAACATATGCCGGCGCTCTCTACAAGCCATTCCAAGTCAAACTGA
- a CDS encoding aspartate carbamoyltransferase catalytic subunit, whose amino-acid sequence MADQLSVADPNCSDKESTLLIPFDTPGVEAWAKRRHLLDTADLTVPEIECLMALAVKCKKLHETTRAPLSVLNNKIVANLFYENSTRTRSSFELAAKKLGASVLNLDIKTSSVTKGETIEDTAMTLVSMGVNAVIQRHSSSGAAHKLSKALTPEVHVINAGDGWNAHPTQALLDLFSMLEIRPSVTGCKIAIIGDITHSRVARSNISLLKKLGVDIHVAGPPTLVPKYLDTLGATVHSRLEPAIENADFIIALRLQMERQQQGLIPSIGEFQRLYRIDHKRLSLAKPGVHVLHPGPVNRGIEITDELMDDPNVSLISRQVASGIAVRMAVLFLLMSEHNQSKQRTANGG is encoded by the coding sequence ATGGCAGATCAGCTCTCAGTCGCAGATCCGAATTGTTCTGACAAAGAAAGCACTTTGCTTATTCCGTTCGATACGCCGGGCGTGGAAGCCTGGGCAAAACGCCGACATTTACTCGATACGGCCGACCTGACAGTGCCCGAAATCGAATGCCTGATGGCGCTTGCCGTGAAGTGCAAAAAATTGCACGAGACAACACGCGCACCACTTTCGGTGCTGAACAACAAGATTGTCGCAAACTTATTCTACGAAAATTCAACGCGCACCCGCAGCAGTTTCGAGCTGGCAGCGAAGAAGCTCGGCGCCTCTGTATTGAATCTGGACATCAAAACCTCCTCGGTAACAAAAGGCGAAACAATCGAAGACACAGCCATGACGCTCGTCTCAATGGGTGTCAACGCGGTAATCCAGAGGCATTCTTCTTCAGGAGCAGCGCACAAACTCTCCAAAGCATTAACACCTGAGGTTCATGTCATCAATGCCGGCGACGGGTGGAACGCACACCCAACGCAAGCTTTACTCGATCTGTTCAGCATGCTCGAAATACGTCCGAGCGTCACCGGCTGCAAAATTGCCATCATTGGCGATATCACCCATTCACGAGTAGCGCGTTCGAACATTTCGCTGCTTAAGAAGCTCGGCGTAGATATCCACGTTGCCGGTCCACCTACCCTGGTTCCTAAATATCTCGATACTCTGGGCGCCACTGTGCATTCCCGCCTCGAACCAGCCATCGAAAACGCTGACTTCATCATCGCCTTGCGATTGCAGATGGAACGCCAACAACAGGGGCTGATACCAAGCATCGGTGAATTCCAGAGACTATATCGCATCGATCACAAACGCTTGAGCCTGGCAAAACCGGGCGTGCATGTGCTGCATCCAGGACCAGTCAATCGCGGCATCGAGATTACAGACGAATTGATGGACGATCCCAATGTGTCATTGATCAGTCGCCAGGTGGCCAGCGGCATCGCTGTGCGTATGGCTGTTCTATTCCTTCTTATGTCGGAGCACAACCAATCCAAACAAAGGACTGCAAACGGTGGCTAG
- a CDS encoding DUF393 domain-containing protein has product MEQLATQCQELYTFRIVCDERCALVGKLAAIIKLWDRTGKFNFISRESTAPEDARLLNQFDASPWSLVLFDDMNYRWEGPEAIPIILKNLPGGKIAVVFYCLPGTMWLTRQLYLLVSRNRRRFVQQPT; this is encoded by the coding sequence ATGGAACAACTTGCCACACAGTGCCAAGAACTTTATACGTTCAGAATCGTTTGTGACGAACGATGCGCACTCGTTGGCAAGCTTGCAGCGATTATCAAACTCTGGGATCGGACAGGAAAATTCAACTTCATCAGCCGTGAATCAACAGCGCCGGAAGATGCCCGCCTGTTGAATCAGTTCGATGCAAGCCCATGGAGCCTCGTTCTTTTCGACGATATGAACTATCGATGGGAAGGTCCTGAGGCGATTCCAATCATCCTGAAAAATTTGCCCGGTGGCAAAATAGCCGTGGTCTTTTATTGCTTACCAGGCACCATGTGGCTGACCAGACAGCTCTATCTTCTGGTCTCTCGCAACCGCCGCAGATTCGTTCAACAACCCACCTGA
- a CDS encoding response regulator, translated as MRPESQNEQDEDRRPKVLVVDDDLAHQKLMSLISDHLFIEVEFATTSGEALNLLRQGSFDIILMDWRMPVTDGLKCTLQIRELQDAQGHRVPIIAVTAHALSGDRERCLDAGMDDYLSKPFTLEQLQNKIQKWLGSSEENREPDSVA; from the coding sequence ATGCGCCCCGAATCACAAAACGAGCAAGACGAGGACAGGCGCCCCAAAGTGCTTGTCGTCGACGACGACCTGGCTCATCAGAAACTCATGTCACTCATAAGCGACCACCTCTTCATCGAAGTTGAATTTGCAACAACAAGCGGTGAAGCGCTGAATCTGCTCCGCCAGGGATCATTCGACATCATCTTGATGGACTGGAGAATGCCGGTCACAGACGGACTGAAGTGCACGTTGCAAATTCGCGAGTTGCAAGATGCGCAGGGACATCGAGTTCCCATCATAGCCGTAACAGCTCACGCCTTGAGCGGTGATCGAGAGCGCTGCCTCGACGCTGGCATGGATGACTACCTGTCCAAACCGTTCACTCTCGAGCAACTACAGAACAAGATCCAAAAGTGGCTCGGAAGCAGCGAAGAGAATCGCGAACCAGATTCGGTGGCATAG
- the mnmG gene encoding tRNA uridine-5-carboxymethylaminomethyl(34) synthesis enzyme MnmG, with the protein MTQKYDVIVIGGGHGGCEAANAAAALGCSTLMLAVNLDTIGAMPCNPAVGGPAKSHLVKEVDALGGVMGIAADATYLQMRMLNMSRGPAVQSLRAQSDKREYSAWMKNYMESLPNVTLRQGMVKNFLVENGKVSGIELAFGDRIEARAVVLCAGTFLEGTIWIGKETMPAGRAGEFPAIGLSAYLKSLGFRMDRLKTGTPPRLDGRTIDYTNLPVVPGDDSLQFFSFLDNRPVREQMPCHQTRTTAVTHELIRNNLHESPMYSGMIHGVGPRYCPSVEDKVVRFADKESHAFFLEPEGRSTYEVYLQGCSTSLPVAVQHQIVHSLPGLENAIMVRPAYAVEYDYLPAIQFTHALMSKDLPGFFAAGQMLGTSGYEEAAAQGIIAGINAAHYVLDREPFQLLRSTSYTATLIDDLVTKEIGEPYRMMTSRSEYRLLLRQDNADERLTPLGREIGTVNDERWAVFERKQNAIGAERKRLSKTRIQPSAEWDEALAEYNEQLKLSVTLEELLRRPRVPYSVIAKMSPAPEGFDYALELETEIKYAGYIERQKNHVAQTEKYDSVRLPSDLDYLSLGNLCKEAREKLNKVRPETLGQAARMGGVSPADISVLLVTLETARRAAAAARV; encoded by the coding sequence ATGACGCAGAAGTACGACGTAATCGTTATCGGTGGAGGGCACGGCGGCTGTGAAGCTGCTAATGCCGCGGCAGCCCTGGGCTGTTCCACTTTGATGCTTGCCGTAAATCTGGATACGATCGGTGCGATGCCGTGCAATCCGGCCGTCGGTGGTCCTGCTAAGTCTCACCTCGTTAAGGAGGTGGACGCGCTCGGCGGAGTCATGGGCATAGCGGCAGATGCCACTTACTTGCAGATGCGCATGCTGAACATGAGCCGCGGGCCGGCGGTTCAGTCGTTGCGGGCTCAGTCGGACAAGCGCGAATACAGCGCCTGGATGAAAAATTATATGGAATCGCTGCCGAACGTCACTTTGCGGCAGGGAATGGTGAAGAACTTCCTGGTTGAGAATGGCAAAGTTTCCGGTATTGAGCTTGCTTTCGGTGACCGCATCGAGGCGCGCGCTGTCGTGCTGTGTGCGGGTACTTTCCTGGAAGGCACAATCTGGATTGGAAAAGAGACTATGCCGGCTGGGCGAGCCGGTGAGTTCCCCGCGATTGGTTTGTCTGCCTATCTGAAGTCTCTCGGCTTCAGGATGGATCGCCTTAAAACCGGAACCCCGCCACGTTTAGACGGACGCACAATCGACTACACAAATCTTCCTGTGGTGCCGGGTGATGACAGTCTGCAGTTTTTCTCATTCCTGGATAATCGTCCGGTCAGAGAGCAGATGCCCTGCCATCAAACGAGAACAACCGCTGTTACACATGAACTGATTCGAAATAACCTGCATGAGTCGCCGATGTATTCAGGAATGATTCATGGTGTGGGACCGCGCTATTGCCCTTCTGTGGAAGACAAGGTAGTGCGTTTCGCAGACAAAGAGAGTCATGCGTTTTTCCTTGAGCCGGAAGGGCGTTCAACTTATGAAGTCTATCTGCAGGGATGTTCTACTAGTTTGCCTGTAGCTGTGCAACATCAAATTGTGCATTCCCTGCCGGGTCTCGAAAATGCCATTATGGTGCGCCCGGCGTATGCCGTTGAGTATGACTACTTACCGGCGATTCAGTTCACGCACGCACTGATGTCAAAAGATTTGCCCGGGTTTTTTGCGGCCGGTCAGATGCTTGGCACCAGCGGTTACGAGGAAGCCGCGGCACAAGGTATCATCGCCGGTATCAATGCGGCGCACTATGTGCTTGATCGTGAACCGTTCCAATTGCTTCGTTCAACGAGTTACACAGCTACTTTGATCGATGATCTGGTTACCAAAGAGATTGGTGAGCCTTATCGGATGATGACCTCTCGTTCTGAATATCGTCTTTTGTTGCGTCAAGACAATGCTGATGAACGGTTGACCCCGCTCGGACGAGAAATCGGCACAGTCAATGATGAACGTTGGGCGGTGTTTGAACGCAAACAGAATGCGATTGGTGCTGAGCGCAAACGCTTGAGCAAAACCCGCATTCAGCCCTCCGCAGAATGGGATGAAGCACTTGCTGAATATAACGAACAGCTGAAGCTCTCGGTGACGCTGGAGGAATTGTTGCGCCGCCCGCGGGTTCCATATTCTGTGATTGCGAAGATGAGCCCTGCGCCTGAGGGCTTTGACTACGCGCTGGAATTGGAAACTGAAATCAAGTATGCAGGTTACATCGAGCGCCAGAAAAATCATGTTGCCCAAACTGAAAAGTACGATTCTGTAAGGCTTCCCTCGGATCTGGATTATTTGTCTCTGGGTAATTTGTGCAAGGAAGCGAGGGAAAAGCTCAACAAGGTTCGTCCCGAGACACTGGGTCAGGCTGCACGCATGGGTGGTGTCAGCCCCGCCGATATTTCTGTATTGCTTGTGACGCTGGAAACTGCTCGTAGAGCCGCGGCCGCAGCCAGGGTGTAA
- a CDS encoding alpha/beta fold hydrolase, with translation MFGRKSLVGLAFTVMLGFNLVVSPTVVAADSNAGITSPVDDDGSKSLFGGKWRSSLTAPTVPAQPTPTTSWLPQSGKPRVAMLCIHGFSLHKFCFDAFGKEMAKDGIAAYAIDLRGFGELKKKTEHSSFDIDGWLVDIKAALEKIHQEQPGVPVLLLGESMGGAVALRAAALYPDLVDGLIASVPARDRFGMSEGEKKVTLTAVTRAITGDFDKPISGAAFGAVQKISGQESLRAQWKNDPLMRTDFSAKEFVQFDEFMSGNLNAATYIKKLPVLFIQGTDDKLIRPEGTWKLYEKLATANRQLVLSKNAEHLIFEEGQFKPEDLSFVTTWIDRNVAPLDLAIAGNADKLSVVASSKNDATMQVATTGNAQKTGAANGGNLSVDDVARQLASVPAPAAQSEFKHKIVATSPQINFWIELNRGNKIYRCNNKTEFKTGDRIRFHLIPETDGYAYLVMKAGTTGKSDVLFPNPKYGTQNYLNHGMDYPIPAVGWMQFDQHPGTEQLGLVFANVKVDVTPEKLKNRTLTAFVSHDQTGSKDLCPTRMKLSWDDPMPVILPDDFSAISQVQNSADSSLVRLGAQNGGMVSASISLLHNSGR, from the coding sequence GTGTTTGGTCGAAAAAGCCTAGTCGGTTTAGCTTTTACCGTAATGCTCGGGTTTAACCTGGTCGTCTCGCCCACGGTAGTAGCCGCTGACAGTAATGCCGGAATCACAAGCCCTGTCGATGATGACGGGTCTAAATCTCTGTTTGGCGGAAAGTGGCGCAGCAGTCTGACCGCCCCCACCGTTCCTGCCCAGCCGACACCTACAACTTCCTGGCTGCCGCAGTCAGGCAAGCCGCGAGTTGCAATGCTCTGTATCCACGGATTCAGTCTCCACAAGTTTTGTTTTGATGCATTCGGCAAGGAAATGGCGAAAGACGGCATTGCTGCCTATGCAATAGACCTGCGCGGGTTCGGTGAATTGAAGAAGAAAACGGAGCATTCTTCGTTCGATATCGACGGCTGGCTGGTAGATATCAAAGCTGCCCTGGAAAAAATCCATCAGGAACAACCGGGTGTGCCGGTGCTGCTACTTGGCGAATCGATGGGAGGAGCCGTTGCTTTAAGAGCGGCAGCGCTTTATCCCGATCTTGTCGATGGTTTGATTGCTTCTGTGCCTGCTCGTGACAGGTTCGGCATGAGTGAGGGAGAGAAGAAAGTTACCCTGACGGCTGTGACTCGTGCTATCACGGGTGATTTCGATAAACCCATCAGCGGTGCCGCCTTTGGCGCTGTGCAGAAGATTTCCGGTCAGGAGTCTTTGCGAGCTCAGTGGAAAAACGATCCGCTTATGCGAACTGATTTTTCAGCCAAGGAATTTGTGCAGTTCGATGAGTTCATGTCCGGCAATTTGAATGCTGCCACCTACATCAAGAAATTGCCTGTGCTCTTCATTCAGGGCACTGATGACAAACTGATTCGCCCCGAGGGCACCTGGAAGCTCTACGAAAAGCTTGCTACCGCTAACCGCCAGCTCGTTTTGAGCAAAAATGCCGAACACCTTATTTTTGAAGAGGGGCAGTTCAAGCCCGAAGATCTGAGTTTCGTTACAACATGGATCGACCGCAACGTGGCACCGCTTGACCTGGCAATTGCCGGCAACGCAGACAAATTATCAGTGGTGGCATCTTCGAAAAACGATGCGACTATGCAGGTTGCTACTACAGGGAACGCTCAGAAAACTGGCGCGGCTAATGGAGGTAATCTTTCCGTTGACGACGTAGCCCGGCAACTGGCTTCTGTTCCGGCACCTGCGGCTCAAAGTGAGTTCAAACACAAGATAGTGGCGACATCACCTCAAATCAATTTCTGGATTGAATTAAATCGTGGCAATAAGATCTACCGCTGCAACAACAAAACTGAATTCAAGACAGGTGACAGAATTCGCTTTCATCTGATTCCCGAGACAGATGGTTATGCATACCTGGTCATGAAGGCAGGCACAACCGGAAAGAGCGATGTGTTATTCCCGAATCCGAAATATGGAACGCAGAATTATCTCAATCACGGCATGGATTATCCGATTCCCGCTGTAGGGTGGATGCAATTCGATCAACACCCCGGTACGGAGCAGTTGGGTCTTGTTTTTGCCAATGTGAAAGTGGATGTCACACCGGAAAAACTGAAAAATCGAACTCTGACTGCTTTTGTTTCGCACGATCAGACCGGTTCGAAAGACCTATGTCCAACGCGCATGAAGCTCTCGTGGGATGACCCGATGCCGGTGATTTTGCCGGATGATTTTTCGGCTATTTCTCAGGTGCAAAATTCAGCCGACAGTAGTCTTGTTCGGCTCGGAGCGCAGAATGGCGGTATGGTTTCGGCCAGCATTTCTCTCCTGCATAACAGCGGACGATGA
- a CDS encoding tetratricopeptide repeat protein produces MRIRMGRSRSFWFSQISAAIVLVNVPLSAFGQAGGNPATSANSATSSNTATGSNAATSSNNATGANVAGGASSLDMAPKAVRGIEFTKIQDLDPKSRGANRPIKQKWAVVIGMSKFKEARLAPTDAMDMAQSAREFDNYLVDPHGGRFERSHVKLLTDAGASKQAISTALGPSFLGSAGKDDMVVVYLATSAFPTTDGNTYLCTYDCALDNIYGTCISMQSIMSTLKESIHSDRILLVLQAGYSGAAELGGAAKTTETTAAAKSAFNFDLQKAVLGNGFIILSSSQPNEMTWSTAFSRNLTKALREEDGLISLNKAFEIAKGKTEAETAAAGPGRKQIPVMKSSWTGSDLVVGALPAERVADLPASVSSFLSAEGSYLKANQAVAEGKIDEALEQYKLAVVADPNYADAVADWGAALTMKNDWKGAADMYSKAIAMRPLDELFHLNYARVLDKLGDKDASLQELNTAYKLNPKDMSVLLALSNKLLINNQASDAVNYLEQAVDLYPARSDLRERLSYALMKSGDVDQACAQAKEAVHLDPKSASAHTTLGSVLMVQNFVTPAVEAYQEAARLSPLDPNICWLLGKSLEKNGERDAAIAQLQRFLSLCSPGDPRGEQAKAHLDELKARR; encoded by the coding sequence ATGAGGATAAGAATGGGTCGCAGCAGGTCGTTTTGGTTTTCGCAAATATCAGCTGCCATTGTTCTTGTTAACGTTCCGCTATCCGCATTTGGCCAAGCTGGTGGAAACCCCGCTACCAGTGCAAACTCTGCGACCAGCTCGAATACCGCAACCGGCTCGAATGCCGCGACCAGCTCGAACAACGCAACTGGTGCTAATGTCGCTGGCGGTGCTTCATCTCTGGATATGGCACCAAAGGCGGTGCGAGGAATCGAATTCACAAAGATTCAGGACCTCGATCCAAAGTCGCGTGGTGCCAACAGACCCATCAAACAGAAATGGGCTGTGGTTATAGGCATGTCCAAGTTCAAAGAAGCCCGTCTGGCTCCCACTGATGCCATGGATATGGCGCAATCTGCCAGGGAATTCGATAACTATCTGGTCGATCCTCACGGGGGTCGATTCGAGCGCAGTCACGTTAAGTTGCTTACGGACGCAGGCGCATCGAAGCAGGCGATCTCCACGGCACTTGGACCAAGCTTTCTGGGGAGCGCCGGTAAAGACGACATGGTCGTTGTATACCTGGCTACGAGTGCGTTTCCAACCACCGATGGGAACACTTATTTGTGTACTTATGATTGTGCGCTCGATAATATTTACGGCACCTGCATATCAATGCAATCAATAATGAGCACGTTGAAAGAGAGTATTCATTCCGACCGCATTTTATTGGTTTTGCAAGCTGGATACAGTGGTGCGGCTGAATTAGGCGGCGCTGCAAAAACGACCGAAACTACTGCGGCAGCTAAATCTGCATTTAATTTCGACTTGCAGAAAGCCGTCCTGGGAAACGGTTTTATCATTCTATCTTCCAGTCAGCCCAATGAAATGACCTGGAGTACTGCCTTTTCTCGCAATCTGACAAAAGCACTACGAGAGGAAGATGGACTGATTTCGCTCAACAAAGCATTTGAAATTGCAAAAGGTAAGACTGAGGCAGAAACGGCTGCAGCTGGACCTGGGCGTAAGCAAATTCCAGTCATGAAGTCGTCGTGGACAGGATCGGATCTTGTCGTTGGGGCACTACCCGCGGAGCGTGTTGCTGATTTGCCGGCATCCGTCAGTTCCTTTCTTTCAGCTGAAGGTTCCTATCTAAAAGCCAATCAGGCAGTCGCTGAGGGTAAAATCGACGAGGCTCTGGAGCAGTATAAGCTAGCTGTGGTAGCTGATCCAAATTACGCGGACGCTGTTGCCGACTGGGGCGCCGCGTTGACTATGAAGAATGATTGGAAAGGCGCAGCTGACATGTATAGCAAAGCGATTGCGATGCGTCCGCTCGACGAACTTTTCCACTTGAATTATGCTCGTGTGCTGGACAAATTGGGTGACAAGGATGCCAGCTTGCAAGAGCTGAACACCGCATATAAATTGAATCCTAAAGACATGTCCGTGCTCTTAGCGCTTTCCAATAAACTGTTGATCAACAATCAGGCGTCCGATGCTGTGAATTATCTGGAACAGGCAGTCGATTTGTATCCGGCGCGTTCTGATTTGCGAGAGCGCTTAAGTTATGCGTTGATGAAGAGCGGTGATGTCGATCAGGCTTGTGCTCAGGCGAAAGAGGCGGTGCATTTAGATCCCAAATCAGCATCGGCGCATACAACCCTGGGTTCGGTTCTCATGGTGCAGAATTTCGTCACGCCGGCAGTCGAGGCTTATCAGGAGGCTGCCAGGCTGAGCCCGCTAGACCCAAATATTTGCTGGCTTTTAGGAAAGTCTCTTGAAAAAAATGGAGAGCGTGATGCTGCTATCGCGCAGCTGCAAAGGTTTCTAAGCCTGTGCTCGCCCGGTGATCCGCGCGGCGAACAGGCTAAAGCGCATCTTGATGAATTGAAGGCACGCAGGTAA
- a CDS encoding ribbon-helix-helix domain-containing protein, which produces MTKSMTNWHTERDDVMPATRERKTKFTASVNESVVARVDEHVVKLKVTRSDIVEEAMEMWLRSKTEEEEERYFTAAAAEMNADAKAWNALTSRSAKNTWKR; this is translated from the coding sequence ATGACAAAAAGTATGACAAACTGGCATACAGAGAGGGATGATGTTATGCCTGCAACCAGAGAAAGAAAGACTAAGTTCACGGCTAGCGTAAACGAAAGTGTGGTCGCAAGAGTCGACGAACACGTAGTAAAACTCAAAGTGACTCGCAGTGACATCGTCGAAGAAGCAATGGAAATGTGGCTGCGAAGTAAAACTGAGGAGGAAGAAGAGCGTTATTTCACCGCTGCCGCCGCTGAAATGAACGCAGACGCAAAGGCTTGGAATGCCTTAACGAGCCGCTCTGCTAAGAATACCTGGAAACGCTAA
- a CDS encoding type II toxin-antitoxin system PemK/MazF family toxin, whose protein sequence is MKESAGVAPAFPRRGEVWLLNVNPITPGDPHLPRPVVIVSTNPRNRNWDSVIVVPLSTGLQQPNANFHKPIPAGQGGINLDSHARCDLVSNLEKTCLDLARGPLGSALSDLHMWEIVKGIRASVGDTN, encoded by the coding sequence ATGAAGGAATCAGCAGGTGTTGCTCCTGCGTTTCCCCGCCGCGGGGAAGTGTGGTTGCTGAATGTAAATCCAATCACACCGGGCGATCCGCATTTACCTAGACCGGTTGTAATAGTCTCGACAAACCCACGCAATCGTAATTGGGATAGTGTCATTGTTGTGCCATTGAGTACAGGATTGCAGCAGCCCAATGCGAACTTCCACAAACCGATTCCAGCCGGTCAGGGTGGTATAAATTTGGACTCGCACGCTAGATGCGATCTAGTCAGTAATTTAGAAAAGACTTGTCTGGATTTGGCCAGGGGCCCTCTTGGTAGCGCTCTTTCGGATTTACACATGTGGGAAATAGTGAAGGGAATTCGCGCGTCTGTTGGAGACACAAACTAG
- a CDS encoding dihydrofolate reductase, giving the protein MRKLILNLALSLDGFIEGPNGEYDWCFTDQDYGLSDFLDGIDALLMGRKSYETLQASGTDPFSAKRKYIVSTKLALTNSSEMIIGGDFVTAIRRLKEERGKDIWLFGGAQLTDALLKEKLVDEFQIAIHPLLLGAGTRLFQKLDSRLSLELADCKQYGSGLVQLFYRTKY; this is encoded by the coding sequence ATGAGAAAATTGATTCTGAACTTGGCATTGTCTCTTGATGGGTTTATCGAAGGTCCAAATGGCGAGTATGACTGGTGTTTTACCGACCAGGACTATGGGCTTTCTGATTTCCTGGACGGTATCGATGCTTTGTTAATGGGTCGAAAGTCATACGAAACGTTACAAGCGTCAGGCACAGACCCGTTTTCTGCAAAGCGTAAGTATATCGTTTCGACCAAACTGGCTTTGACTAATTCGAGTGAGATGATCATTGGCGGCGACTTTGTAACAGCTATTCGTCGATTGAAAGAGGAAAGAGGTAAAGACATTTGGCTATTTGGCGGTGCTCAACTCACTGATGCATTGTTGAAGGAGAAGCTCGTTGACGAGTTTCAAATCGCAATTCATCCGTTACTCTTGGGGGCAGGCACTCGATTGTTTCAGAAGCTAGATAGCCGGTTGAGTCTGGAGCTGGCTGATTGCAAGCAGTATGGTAGCGGTCTTGTTCAACTTTTCTATCGGACTAAATATTAG